In Fibrobacter sp. UWH4, a single genomic region encodes these proteins:
- the pth gene encoding aminoacyl-tRNA hydrolase yields MYIIVGLGNPGTQYSNAHHNAGFMAVEKLADPNKDWKSEHKALTMKVNIAGEECLLAKPQTYMNLSGEAVQALMTWYKVKVDHLLVFSDDINLDVGRIRCRKDGSHGGQNGLRNIIEHVGDKFPRIRFGVGKCPPKFDLSNWVLAKFSPEDRPIFEEAIAKVPALVECYFKLGIEKCMERYNGK; encoded by the coding sequence ATGTACATCATCGTTGGTCTCGGAAATCCTGGTACTCAGTATTCAAACGCTCACCACAACGCGGGCTTTATGGCTGTAGAAAAGTTGGCCGACCCGAACAAGGACTGGAAAAGCGAACACAAGGCGCTTACCATGAAGGTGAACATCGCGGGCGAGGAATGCCTGTTGGCAAAACCGCAGACCTACATGAACCTGTCTGGCGAAGCAGTGCAGGCCCTGATGACCTGGTACAAGGTGAAGGTTGATCATCTGCTGGTTTTTAGCGACGATATTAATTTGGATGTAGGCCGTATCCGTTGCCGCAAGGACGGTAGCCATGGCGGTCAGAATGGGCTCCGCAACATCATTGAGCATGTGGGCGACAAGTTCCCGCGCATCCGCTTTGGCGTGGGCAAGTGCCCTCCGAAATTTGACCTCAGCAACTGGGTGCTCGCCAAGTTCTCGCCCGAAGACCGCCCCATATTCGAAGAGGCCATTGCAAAAGTGCCCGCGCTTGTGGAATGCTACTTCAAGCTCGGCATCGAAAAGTGCATGGAACGGTATAACGGCAAATAG
- the guaB gene encoding IMP dehydrogenase, with protein MKLLPEALTFDDVLLVPAESSVLPAQTDVSTQLAPNIKLNIPIISAAMDTVTTAPLAISLALQGGLGIIHKNMSIEDQAEEVRKVKRWQSGIVTNPVTLDADEPVSAAFELRARNKVSGFPILSKGKLVGMLTSRDLRTVSDMNVKIRAVMTKNPVTASPKVSLAKAKEILAEKRIEKLPLVDASGALKGLITMTDILKRENNPNASLDKNGQLLVGAAVSTSANTLERVAALVDAGVDLLIIDTAHGHHIGVRNMVKTVRKKYPKLTICAGNVCTPEAVEELAKCGANIVKVGIGPGSICTTRIVAGVGYPQFSAVVECGKMARKVGVKIIADGGLKFSGDIVKALAAGGHAVMVGSLFAGTEEAPGEVILADGRSYKSYRGMGSLGAMKAGSADRYFQGGVQEPRKFVPEGIEGRVPYKGPLRDTVYQLIGGIHSAMGYAGAANLEELYKKATFVRITGAGLRESHPHDVTITKEAPNYRTGD; from the coding sequence ATGAAACTTTTGCCAGAAGCTTTGACGTTTGACGACGTCCTCCTTGTTCCCGCAGAATCTTCTGTTCTTCCGGCTCAGACCGATGTGAGCACTCAGCTCGCCCCGAATATCAAGCTGAACATTCCTATCATCAGTGCTGCAATGGATACCGTGACGACGGCTCCGCTCGCTATTTCCCTTGCTTTGCAGGGTGGTCTCGGCATTATCCACAAGAACATGTCTATCGAAGACCAGGCCGAAGAAGTTCGCAAGGTCAAGCGTTGGCAGTCCGGTATTGTTACGAATCCGGTGACGCTCGATGCCGATGAACCGGTATCTGCTGCTTTTGAACTCCGCGCCCGCAACAAGGTGAGCGGTTTCCCGATTCTTTCCAAGGGTAAGCTCGTCGGTATGCTCACGAGCCGCGACCTCCGCACCGTGAGCGACATGAACGTGAAGATTCGTGCCGTGATGACCAAGAATCCGGTGACGGCAAGCCCGAAGGTGAGCCTCGCCAAGGCGAAGGAAATCCTCGCCGAAAAGCGTATCGAAAAGCTCCCGCTGGTGGATGCTTCCGGTGCCCTGAAGGGCCTCATTACGATGACTGACATCTTGAAGCGCGAAAACAACCCGAACGCAAGCCTCGACAAGAACGGCCAGTTGCTCGTCGGTGCCGCTGTCAGCACTTCCGCCAATACTCTTGAACGCGTGGCTGCTCTCGTGGATGCCGGCGTCGACCTGTTGATTATCGATACGGCTCATGGCCACCACATCGGTGTGCGTAACATGGTGAAGACCGTTCGCAAGAAATATCCGAAGCTCACGATTTGCGCCGGTAACGTCTGCACGCCGGAAGCCGTGGAAGAACTCGCTAAGTGCGGTGCGAACATCGTCAAGGTGGGTATCGGTCCGGGGTCCATCTGCACGACCCGTATCGTGGCTGGCGTCGGTTACCCGCAGTTCTCCGCCGTGGTGGAATGCGGCAAGATGGCTCGCAAGGTCGGCGTGAAGATCATTGCTGACGGTGGCCTCAAGTTCTCTGGCGACATCGTGAAGGCTCTCGCTGCTGGCGGTCACGCCGTGATGGTGGGCTCTCTCTTTGCCGGTACCGAAGAAGCTCCGGGCGAAGTGATTCTCGCTGACGGCCGAAGCTACAAGAGCTACCGCGGCATGGGCTCTCTCGGCGCCATGAAGGCAGGTTCTGCCGACCGTTACTTCCAGGGTGGCGTCCAGGAACCGCGCAAGTTTGTTCCGGAAGGCATCGAAGGCCGTGTTCCGTACAAGGGACCGCTCCGCGACACCGTTTACCAGCTGATTGGCGGTATTCACTCTGCCATGGGTTATGCCGGTGCTGCTAACCTCGAAGAACTCTACAAGAAGGCTACGTTCGTCCGCATCACGGGCGCAGGCCTCCGCGAATCTCACCCGCACGATGTGACCATCACGAAGGAAGCTCCGAACTACAGAACGGGCGACTAA
- a CDS encoding GGDEF domain-containing protein — MNTAEFFTAITYAATELYISMHVLDLENQTAFPIKTNQFIDKFMKCGTTLQESLTNIMVNLACPESVETIKNFTTLSTLPERLKNTNVISEIFHGKIHGWSKAIFVRIGNEKPLRRVLYLVENVNAQMTKLEQEKELLEQNRKQQNMINALMNGFTSVIGVDFVTEKVEYLRTSSRIKNALSLIKEQPTFKALVEQLINTSVLEEDRDSIREVTDESYIKEYLPVGNSLSKIFHNELGQYVEMKVVRTGEETTLFGFADKHNEITEINDKIYRDSLTQVMNRKYFDDKLSSRNSQAVVMADIDFFKDVNDNFGHQCGDAALTAVASILNSSVRNLDRIVRYGGDEFLISFKGISHEVLKIRLEQMRAKAEKIKLKDYPNVKLTMSFGGTFGDGTVSDMLSYADKALYVSKKKRNCVTLVPFEK, encoded by the coding sequence GTGAACACTGCGGAATTTTTCACAGCTATAACTTACGCCGCAACTGAGCTGTACATTTCGATGCATGTACTTGACCTTGAGAATCAAACCGCATTCCCTATCAAGACCAACCAATTCATCGATAAATTCATGAAATGCGGCACCACCCTACAAGAAAGTCTTACCAATATCATGGTAAACCTTGCATGCCCAGAAAGTGTTGAAACCATCAAGAATTTTACGACACTTTCAACATTGCCGGAACGCCTGAAAAATACAAATGTTATTTCAGAAATTTTTCACGGAAAGATACACGGTTGGAGCAAGGCGATATTTGTCCGCATCGGTAATGAAAAGCCTCTACGCCGAGTCCTGTACCTTGTCGAAAACGTGAACGCGCAAATGACAAAGCTGGAACAAGAGAAGGAACTCCTGGAGCAGAACCGCAAACAGCAAAATATGATTAACGCGCTCATGAACGGATTCACCTCCGTTATCGGAGTCGATTTTGTAACTGAAAAAGTGGAATATCTTCGCACAAGCAGTCGAATCAAAAACGCACTAAGCCTCATAAAAGAACAACCTACATTCAAGGCTCTTGTTGAACAACTTATCAATACGTCCGTTCTCGAAGAGGATCGGGATAGCATTCGAGAAGTGACAGACGAGTCCTATATCAAAGAATACCTGCCAGTCGGCAATAGTTTGTCAAAAATATTTCACAACGAACTCGGCCAGTATGTCGAAATGAAGGTTGTTCGAACTGGTGAAGAAACAACTTTATTCGGTTTTGCCGACAAGCATAACGAAATCACGGAAATAAACGACAAAATCTACAGGGATTCATTGACACAAGTAATGAATCGCAAGTATTTTGACGACAAACTATCATCACGCAACAGCCAAGCCGTTGTAATGGCTGATATCGACTTTTTCAAAGACGTTAATGACAATTTCGGTCACCAGTGTGGAGATGCCGCACTTACTGCGGTAGCATCGATACTGAATTCATCTGTTCGTAATCTGGACCGCATAGTACGTTATGGAGGCGACGAGTTCTTAATTTCGTTCAAGGGAATCAGTCATGAAGTGCTAAAAATCAGACTTGAACAGATGCGCGCCAAGGCAGAAAAAATCAAACTGAAAGATTACCCGAATGTAAAGTTAACGATGAGTTTTGGCGGAACATTCGGAGACGGAACGGTTTCAGACATGCTCTCTTATGCCGACAAGGCGCTCTATGTGTCCAAGAAAAAAAGGAACTGCGTTACCTTAGTTCCGTTCGAAAAATAA
- a CDS encoding GNAT family N-acetyltransferase has protein sequence MLKIEAYSEKYINDAIAIWNDIVEDGIAFPQKETLDPLTGDAFFKSQSFTGIATDADSSEVVGLYILHPNNVGRCGHISNASYAVKKNKRGQHIGEFLVKDCLAKAKEIGFRILQFNAVVATNTSALKLYKKLGFTQLGVIPKGFLLKDGNYEDIIPHYIEL, from the coding sequence ATGCTCAAAATCGAAGCCTACAGCGAAAAATATATCAACGACGCCATTGCAATCTGGAACGACATTGTCGAAGACGGAATCGCGTTCCCGCAGAAGGAAACTCTTGACCCGCTGACTGGAGACGCATTTTTCAAGTCACAATCGTTTACAGGCATTGCCACCGATGCAGACTCCAGCGAAGTGGTCGGGTTGTACATTCTCCACCCGAACAATGTTGGACGCTGCGGGCACATTTCAAACGCAAGCTACGCCGTCAAGAAGAACAAGCGCGGCCAGCACATCGGTGAATTTCTCGTGAAAGATTGCCTCGCAAAAGCTAAAGAAATCGGCTTCCGGATTTTACAGTTCAACGCCGTTGTCGCCACAAACACATCCGCACTCAAGCTCTACAAGAAACTCGGTTTTACGCAACTCGGCGTGATTCCCAAAGGGTTCTTGCTCAAGGACGGGAATTACGAGGACATCATCCCCCACTATATCGAACTTTAA
- the bioA gene encoding adenosylmethionine--8-amino-7-oxononanoate transaminase, which yields MEKLLDFDSAHLWHPYAALKNTPARFLAKSAHGTTIETADGLKLIDAVSSWWCMAHGHNAPEIVEAIQKQSEKMCHVMFGGFTHEPAIELGEKLVNFLPEGLNKIFFADSGSIAVECAAKMAVQYQYSLGHPERCKLVALKGGYHGDTAGAMALSDPDGMHTLFRGIMPHHYFAERPNCRFDEAWNQSDFASMEQVVEDHKGEIAAVICEPVFQGGNGMWLYNAGYLKALRELCDRYGILLILDEIASGFYRTGPRFAMMHAGIKPDIMCIGKALTGGSITMAACVASEKVAETITNSKIPAFMHGPTYMANPLACAAGIASLSLFESRDYAGKVARIESRLRANLEPLRALENAADVRVLGAIGVLELKAKPSAEDILRVIRETGVWLRPFCNYVYTMPPFITTDSEIDRICEAIKMIGECEPAPVVEGEDEFHE from the coding sequence ATGGAAAAGCTACTTGATTTTGATAGCGCGCATTTGTGGCATCCGTATGCGGCGCTGAAAAATACTCCGGCTAGGTTCTTGGCAAAATCCGCTCATGGAACGACGATTGAAACGGCCGATGGTCTGAAATTGATCGATGCTGTATCGAGTTGGTGGTGCATGGCGCACGGGCATAATGCCCCTGAAATCGTCGAAGCGATTCAAAAACAAAGCGAAAAGATGTGCCATGTGATGTTCGGCGGTTTTACGCACGAACCCGCGATTGAGTTGGGTGAAAAGCTGGTGAACTTTTTGCCCGAAGGCTTGAACAAGATTTTCTTCGCAGATTCGGGAAGCATTGCTGTGGAATGTGCCGCCAAGATGGCTGTACAATATCAGTATTCCCTCGGTCATCCGGAACGCTGCAAGTTGGTCGCCTTGAAGGGTGGCTATCATGGCGATACCGCAGGCGCGATGGCGCTTTCTGACCCTGATGGAATGCATACGCTTTTCCGTGGAATCATGCCGCACCATTACTTTGCGGAACGCCCGAACTGCCGTTTTGACGAGGCTTGGAACCAGTCGGATTTCGCATCGATGGAGCAAGTTGTCGAAGATCATAAGGGTGAAATCGCTGCCGTGATTTGCGAGCCTGTTTTTCAGGGTGGAAACGGCATGTGGCTTTACAATGCAGGTTACTTAAAGGCCCTTCGCGAACTTTGCGATCGTTACGGTATCTTGCTTATTTTGGATGAAATTGCTTCGGGCTTTTATCGCACGGGCCCGCGATTTGCGATGATGCATGCGGGAATAAAGCCGGACATCATGTGCATAGGCAAGGCGCTCACGGGCGGAAGCATTACCATGGCGGCTTGCGTTGCGTCCGAGAAGGTTGCCGAAACAATTACGAATAGCAAGATTCCTGCGTTTATGCACGGCCCCACTTACATGGCGAATCCGCTTGCCTGCGCTGCGGGAATCGCGTCGCTTTCGCTGTTTGAAAGTCGCGATTATGCGGGGAAGGTTGCTCGAATTGAATCTCGCCTCCGTGCGAACCTTGAACCGCTCCGAGCGCTTGAAAATGCGGCCGACGTGCGTGTTCTCGGCGCTATCGGAGTCTTGGAATTGAAGGCGAAACCTTCAGCGGAAGATATCTTGCGCGTGATTCGCGAAACCGGCGTGTGGCTCAGGCCTTTCTGCAATTACGTCTATACGATGCCTCCGTTCATTACAACCGATTCTGAAATCGACCGCATCTGCGAAGCGATCAAGATGATTGGCGAATGTGAACCCGCGCCTGTCGTAGAAGGCGAAGACGAATTTCATGAGTAA
- a CDS encoding 6-carboxyhexanoate--CoA ligase, with protein sequence MEYYSLKMRASQQVGEGEQKHEQHISGAERIVGRDSVEAVCSAMVRRAMTHSKGDPDFINVKIEKVCESDIQILKALPVTRVDVESWQEGLEKAFGLVSKAVMEVHKESSLSVPKGTSEKACLQNFAANLPELLRATFPMRGAMLYDIATGERLEPDHERGVRATYMDALHSSEVDSCKNHFNEAIVLATKVANAPGMVAEFCVSDDPNYVTGYVASKELGYVRIMKMKEMGDENGGRIFLFDSRKAKAEECIEYLQKKKVLVDVSSSLPGTK encoded by the coding sequence ATGGAATATTATAGTTTAAAAATGCGTGCCTCGCAGCAAGTGGGCGAGGGCGAACAAAAGCATGAACAACACATTTCCGGTGCCGAACGCATTGTGGGCCGTGACTCTGTAGAAGCGGTATGTTCAGCGATGGTGCGTCGGGCCATGACGCATTCCAAAGGCGACCCGGATTTTATCAACGTGAAAATCGAAAAGGTTTGTGAAAGCGATATCCAGATTTTGAAGGCCTTGCCCGTGACGCGTGTAGATGTGGAATCTTGGCAGGAAGGGCTGGAGAAGGCTTTTGGGTTGGTCAGCAAAGCTGTGATGGAAGTTCATAAAGAAAGTTCCCTGAGCGTGCCGAAGGGAACGAGTGAAAAAGCCTGCCTTCAAAACTTCGCCGCAAATTTGCCAGAACTTTTGCGGGCAACGTTCCCGATGCGTGGTGCGATGCTGTATGATATCGCGACGGGTGAGCGCCTGGAACCTGACCACGAACGCGGCGTGCGGGCGACTTATATGGACGCGCTTCATTCGAGCGAAGTGGATAGTTGCAAGAATCACTTTAACGAAGCCATCGTGCTTGCGACCAAGGTGGCGAACGCCCCCGGAATGGTGGCGGAATTTTGCGTGAGCGATGACCCGAATTATGTGACGGGCTATGTGGCGAGCAAGGAACTCGGCTATGTACGCATCATGAAGATGAAAGAAATGGGCGATGAAAACGGAGGCCGCATTTTCCTGTTCGACTCGCGCAAGGCTAAAGCCGAAGAGTGTATCGAGTACTTGCAGAAGAAAAAAGTGCTCGTTGATGTCTCCTCGAGTCTTCCTGGAACGAAGTGA
- the bioF gene encoding 8-amino-7-oxononanoate synthase, producing the protein MKEKILDLFTRDALETARANNTYRSMRLMETPESSRVKIRMPDGTSQEQILLASNSYLDLANVDELKQAMAQAVLEWGTGSGGARLTTGNKTPHQKLEEFIAKFKCEESAITFNTGYMANVGTISALCSKNDFIFSDELNHASIIDGIRLSRAKCFVYKHNDVADLQRVIQEAEKSRAYEPTLPVPRKLIVTDAVFSMDGDLANLPELLRIAHESECLLMIDEAHATGVLGKTGRGLAEHYGCAHADVTVGTLSKAVAAEGGFVAGKQQLIDFLRNKARSFIFTTAMPPAVAAAACNNLRYIDAHPERVQNLRENVKFFCDALLHEGVNVVQSPSAIVPIVIGDEARALKISAALQDAGILIPAIRYPTVAKGQARLRASLMATHTHEQLQIAATTIAQIINDCL; encoded by the coding sequence ATGAAAGAGAAAATTTTAGACTTATTTACAAGAGATGCGTTAGAGACTGCGCGTGCGAACAACACTTACCGCTCGATGCGCTTGATGGAAACGCCAGAATCGTCGCGCGTGAAAATCCGCATGCCCGACGGCACTTCGCAGGAGCAGATTTTACTTGCTTCCAATTCTTACCTGGACTTGGCGAACGTCGATGAACTCAAACAAGCGATGGCTCAAGCGGTTCTGGAGTGGGGGACTGGTAGCGGGGGTGCCCGCCTTACCACGGGCAACAAGACTCCGCATCAGAAACTGGAAGAATTTATCGCGAAATTCAAATGCGAAGAATCCGCTATTACGTTCAATACGGGTTACATGGCGAATGTCGGCACGATTTCTGCTTTGTGCAGCAAGAACGACTTTATCTTTAGCGATGAATTGAACCACGCGAGTATTATTGACGGAATCCGCCTTTCCCGCGCCAAGTGCTTTGTCTATAAGCATAACGACGTGGCGGATTTGCAACGGGTGATTCAAGAAGCGGAAAAGTCTCGTGCGTATGAGCCCACGTTGCCGGTCCCTCGCAAACTCATCGTGACAGACGCTGTTTTCAGCATGGATGGCGACCTTGCGAACCTGCCGGAACTTTTGCGGATTGCGCATGAAAGCGAATGCCTCCTGATGATTGACGAGGCGCACGCCACGGGCGTGCTCGGCAAGACCGGGCGCGGACTTGCCGAGCACTACGGCTGTGCTCATGCCGATGTAACTGTCGGCACATTGAGCAAAGCCGTCGCCGCCGAGGGCGGCTTCGTGGCGGGCAAGCAACAGCTGATTGATTTCCTCCGCAACAAGGCCCGTAGCTTTATCTTCACGACGGCGATGCCCCCTGCCGTTGCCGCTGCCGCCTGCAATAACTTGCGCTACATTGATGCGCACCCGGAACGCGTTCAGAACTTGCGCGAAAACGTGAAATTTTTCTGCGATGCCTTGCTACATGAAGGCGTGAACGTCGTGCAGTCCCCGTCTGCGATTGTTCCGATTGTCATCGGCGACGAAGCCCGCGCACTCAAAATATCCGCCGCTCTCCAAGATGCGGGAATACTCATCCCTGCAATCCGTTACCCCACCGTCGCCAAGGGCCAAGCCCGTCTACGCGCAAGCCTAATGGCAACGCACACGCACGAACAACTTCAGATTGCTGCAACAACCATTGCTCAAATAATAAATGATTGCTTGTGA
- the bioD gene encoding dethiobiotin synthase has translation MSKGYFVTATGTDVGKTFITALLVKKWRDSGIDAGYYKAALSGAELRDGKWVAGDADYVKRIANLSDTQDQLVSYVYKKAVSPHLAARKEGNPVEIAKVQADFEAATKRHEFIFAEGSGGIICPIRYDADESSNASGASKKIFLVDIMKTLGFPLLIVTTAALGSINACVLTVEYARSRGLDVRGLIVNRYGSSGNLEMEDDNIRMMQDLTGLEILAKVKDGDTDLGVQPF, from the coding sequence ATGTCCAAAGGATATTTCGTTACAGCTACCGGAACGGATGTCGGCAAGACCTTCATCACCGCCCTTCTCGTAAAAAAGTGGCGCGATTCCGGTATCGATGCGGGCTACTACAAGGCTGCCCTCAGCGGTGCAGAACTCCGCGACGGCAAATGGGTCGCAGGTGATGCCGATTACGTGAAGCGCATCGCGAATCTTTCCGATACGCAAGATCAGCTCGTGAGCTACGTCTATAAAAAAGCTGTCTCGCCGCATCTCGCCGCCCGCAAAGAAGGCAACCCCGTAGAAATTGCGAAAGTCCAGGCCGATTTCGAAGCAGCAACTAAACGACACGAATTCATTTTCGCCGAAGGCAGCGGTGGAATCATTTGCCCCATCCGCTATGATGCCGACGAATCTAGCAACGCATCAGGAGCATCGAAAAAAATATTCCTCGTCGATATCATGAAAACGTTAGGCTTTCCGCTGCTTATTGTTACGACAGCGGCCCTCGGCTCCATTAACGCTTGCGTGCTCACCGTAGAATACGCCCGTAGCCGCGGCCTCGATGTCCGCGGGCTCATCGTAAACCGCTACGGCTCTAGCGGCAACCTGGAAATGGAAGACGACAACATCCGCATGATGCAAGACTTGACAGGCCTCGAAATCCTTGCGAAAGTCAAAGACGGCGACACCGATTTAGGCGTGCAACCGTTTTAA
- a CDS encoding LysR family transcriptional regulator, with the protein MELRVLRYFLEAARLGNVSRAADNLCVTQPTVSRQLKELEEELGEKLFERTNYAIRLTPAGELLRERAEDILSMADRTVQDFKSLKEDEVVGEIAIACAESRNVNFLSKCIAILRDDYPKIKYNLYSGDSERALEKLDKGIFDFAVVVDNVDLEKYNCLAVRSVDRWGVVMRRDDPLAKRDFIEPKDLLDKPLMASRQAMVADLPKWFGDDISRLNVIVGLDLSYNGSVLAKEGTGYLLTFDGLVDTSRSSRLCFRPLMPELTTNMYIIWRRGQQFTRAGELFLDTLRHVLGE; encoded by the coding sequence ATGGAACTTCGAGTTTTACGGTATTTTCTGGAGGCGGCGCGGTTGGGGAATGTCTCGCGCGCGGCGGATAATCTTTGCGTGACGCAGCCGACGGTGAGTCGCCAGCTCAAGGAGTTGGAGGAGGAACTGGGCGAGAAGCTTTTCGAGCGCACGAACTACGCGATTCGGCTGACGCCTGCGGGGGAACTCTTGCGGGAGCGTGCGGAGGATATCCTTTCGATGGCCGACAGGACGGTGCAGGATTTCAAGTCGCTGAAGGAAGACGAGGTGGTGGGTGAAATTGCTATTGCCTGCGCGGAATCGCGGAACGTGAATTTTCTTTCGAAGTGCATTGCGATTCTCCGGGACGATTATCCGAAGATTAAGTACAACTTATATTCGGGCGACAGCGAGCGCGCCCTGGAAAAGCTGGACAAGGGCATTTTTGATTTCGCGGTAGTTGTAGACAACGTTGATTTGGAAAAGTACAACTGCCTTGCGGTGCGTTCGGTGGACCGCTGGGGCGTGGTGATGCGTCGTGACGACCCTTTGGCCAAGCGGGATTTCATTGAGCCGAAGGATTTGCTCGACAAGCCGCTGATGGCGTCGCGCCAGGCGATGGTGGCGGATTTGCCGAAGTGGTTCGGCGACGATATTTCGAGGCTGAACGTGATTGTGGGGCTGGATCTTTCGTACAACGGTTCGGTGCTTGCGAAGGAGGGGACGGGCTACTTGCTCACATTCGACGGCCTTGTGGATACGAGCCGCAGTTCGCGCCTGTGCTTCAGGCCGCTTATGCCCGAACTCACCACCAACATGTACATCATTTGGCGGCGGGGCCAGCAGTTCACGCGGGCGGGGGAACTTTTCCTCGACACGCTCCGACACGTGCTGGGGGAATAG
- a CDS encoding class I SAM-dependent DNA methyltransferase, translating to MDNTQQFNKLVSFMWNIANDVLVDVFEQVDYKKVILPMMVLRRIDVLLEPTKEAVLKQKAELDKQKIVNYEPVLTAITKYPFVNVSKFTMRTLTAETNPNRLKMNFLEYIDGYSKDVQDIVKKFELLPTIDKLTENNRLGSILEKFTDKSINLGILPLKDASGKETLPGVDNHMMGTVFEELLRRFNEAYAVTSAGRHFTPRDMVKLLADLTILPIADKLENSTYTIYDGACGTGGILSVAKEKILDMARERDKKIKIHIFGQELMPDTYATCKADIMISGQIKSFSYSLNKQQRDYIAFGSTISQDGHIGETYDFCISNPPFGTAWKEDLKNWGISDKKEITDSRFVLSDDINFVPDIGDPQMLFLANNVSRMKETELGTRIVEVHNGSSLFTGDAGSGNSNLRKYIIENDMLEAIVAMPEKDFYNTGIGTYIWIVTNRKEKRRKGKVQLIDATAIKTPLRKNLGEKNCETNEADRAKILKLLMDFKETEQSKIFDNSEFGYWSVPLMKPVLDENGKPVKDKKGNIKYKASRNETEQIPMNYPGGIEGFYENEVKPYTPDVIFGEPTVGYELSFTKYFYKPVELRSLKDIKNDIMKLERQTEGALAEILEE from the coding sequence ATGGATAACACGCAGCAGTTCAACAAGCTGGTCAGTTTTATGTGGAATATCGCCAACGACGTGTTGGTGGATGTCTTTGAACAGGTCGATTACAAGAAGGTCATTCTCCCGATGATGGTGCTCCGCCGCATCGACGTTCTCTTGGAACCTACGAAAGAGGCCGTTCTCAAGCAGAAGGCCGAACTCGACAAGCAGAAGATTGTGAACTACGAGCCGGTGCTGACCGCTATCACCAAGTATCCCTTCGTGAACGTTTCGAAGTTTACGATGCGCACGCTGACGGCAGAGACGAACCCGAACCGCCTGAAAATGAATTTCCTGGAATACATCGACGGTTACAGCAAGGATGTCCAGGACATTGTCAAGAAGTTCGAACTGTTGCCGACCATCGACAAACTTACCGAGAACAACCGCCTGGGATCCATTCTCGAAAAGTTTACCGACAAGTCCATCAATTTGGGAATCTTGCCCCTAAAAGATGCAAGCGGAAAAGAAACTTTGCCCGGTGTCGATAACCACATGATGGGAACGGTGTTCGAGGAACTGCTCCGCCGCTTCAACGAAGCTTATGCGGTGACTAGCGCCGGTCGTCACTTTACGCCGCGCGACATGGTAAAGTTGCTTGCCGACTTGACGATTCTCCCGATTGCGGACAAACTTGAAAATTCGACATACACCATTTACGACGGAGCCTGCGGTACGGGCGGAATCTTGTCGGTTGCCAAGGAGAAAATCCTTGATATGGCACGTGAACGCGACAAGAAAATCAAGATTCACATTTTCGGTCAGGAACTGATGCCCGATACTTACGCTACCTGCAAGGCGGATATCATGATTTCGGGCCAAATCAAGAGTTTCAGTTATTCGTTGAACAAGCAGCAGCGCGACTATATCGCTTTTGGTTCGACCATTTCGCAAGATGGTCACATTGGCGAAACTTATGATTTCTGCATTTCGAACCCGCCGTTTGGTACGGCATGGAAAGAAGACCTCAAGAACTGGGGGATTTCGGACAAGAAGGAAATCACCGACAGCCGTTTTGTGCTTTCGGACGACATAAACTTTGTCCCCGACATTGGCGACCCGCAGATGCTCTTCTTGGCGAACAACGTGAGCCGCATGAAGGAAACGGAACTCGGCACCCGCATCGTGGAGGTGCACAACGGAAGTTCGCTCTTTACGGGCGACGCAGGCTCGGGTAACAGCAACTTGCGCAAGTATATCATCGAAAACGATATGCTCGAAGCGATTGTCGCCATGCCCGAAAAGGACTTTTACAACACGGGTATCGGTACCTACATCTGGATTGTCACGAACCGCAAGGAAAAACGCCGCAAGGGCAAGGTGCAGTTGATTGACGCAACCGCCATCAAGACTCCGCTCCGCAAGAATCTGGGCGAAAAGAATTGCGAAACGAACGAGGCAGACCGAGCAAAGATTTTGAAACTCCTGATGGATTTCAAGGAAACGGAACAGAGCAAGATTTTCGACAATTCCGAATTCGGTTACTGGTCTGTGCCGCTGATGAAGCCTGTATTGGACGAAAATGGAAAACCGGTCAAGGACAAGAAAGGCAATATAAAATATAAGGCGAGCCGTAACGAAACGGAACAGATTCCGATGAACTATCCGGGTGGAATCGAAGGTTTCTACGAGAACGAAGTCAAACCCTATACGCCTGACGTGATTTTTGGCGAACCCACTGTGGGTTACGAACTCAGCTTTACCAAGTATTTCTACAAGCCTGTGGAACTCCGCAGCCTGAAAGACATCAAGAACGACATCATGAAACTGGAACGGCAAACCGAAGGTGCCCTAGCGGAGATTCTGGAAGAGTAA